In Colletotrichum destructivum chromosome 8, complete sequence, the following proteins share a genomic window:
- a CDS encoding Putative ER-bound oxygenase mpaB/mpaB'/Rubber oxygenase, catalytic domain-containing protein, producing MDTEMPNLTHLGSPITQMAPSHLFGYAALVSKSWASTTIAVALVAGWVALCASLRFRRIANFQKKIGFTDRGSLASMTNSQAHLIIKNLIEFEFPKMYILSLQFAIFKTYGFESVSRLIVATKNLADPANAQKRYEDTTVLFGEFSLNPPTSERALKAISRMNYLHSRYVAAGQISNADFLYTLAVCVTEPIRFMRLYEWRALTDMEICAIGTHWKAIGDAMDIQYKGFLRRQSWADGIEFVEDITAWAAEYEIAEMKPARVNLQASSQLTEMLLFHVPDFAKSFAREVLYVLMGDRVRAAFCFPEPGIVACLTAYAALVVRRFIVRHLMLPRFIPVIFFSEPNPDTGRILHHDYLVHPYYNPATFWNRWGPIGLATRLLGGTVPGPEKMMPQGFLFEDIGPKDKMGKGSAELAEGVELLQGLRRGACPFSAP from the exons ATGGACACTGAGATGCCTAACCTCACTCACCTGGGTTCACCGATTACCCAGATGGCCCCCTCACACCTCTTTGGctacgccgccctcgttTCCAAGTCCTGGGCAAGCACCACAATAGCTGTGGCGCTTGTTGCAGGATGGGTGGCCTTGTGTGCTTCGCTCCGCTTTAGACGCATCGCCAACTTCCAGAAGAAGATAGGCTTCACCGATCGCGGCTCCCTGGCGAGCATGACCAACAGCCAGGCTCATCTCATCATCAAGAACCTGATTGAATTCGAATTCCCCAAGATGTACATACTGTCTCTCCAGTTCGCAATCTTCAAG ACCTACGGTTTTGAGTCTGTGTCCAGGCTCATTGTCGCTACCAAGAACTTGGCCGATCCTGCCAACGCCCAAAAAAG ATACGAGGACACCACTGTTCTCTTTGGCGA ATTCTCCCTAAATCCTCCCACCTCAGAGCGTGCCCTCAAGGCTATCTCCCGCATGAACTACCTACACAGCCGCTATGTAGCTGCCGGCCAGATTTCCAACGCCGACTTTCTCTATACCCTGGCTGTCTGTGTTACCGAGCCCATCCGCTTCATGCGCCTCTACGAGTGGAGGGCCCTCACTGACATGGAGATCTGCGCCATTGGTACGCACTGGAAAGCCATCGGCGACGCCATGGATATCCAATACAAAGGCTTCCTTCGCCGGCAGTCCTGGGCCGACGGTATCGAGTTCGTCGAGGACATAACCGCCTGGGCCGCCGAATACGAGATCGCCGAAATGAAACCCGCCAGGGTCAACCTTCAGGCAAGCTCCCAGCTAACTGAGATGCTCCTCTTCCATGTCCCCGACTTCGCCAAGTCGTTTGCTCGGGAGGTGTTGTATGTTCTCATGGGAGACCGCGTTCGTGCTGCTTTCTG CTTCCCCGAACCCGGCATCGTCGCATGCCTCACCGCCTACGCAGCCCTCGTCGTTCGCCGCTTCATCGTCCGCCACCTGATGCTGCCGCGCTTCATCCCCGTCATTTTCTTCTCGGAACCGAACCCTGACACAGGTCGCATTCTGCACCATGACTACCTCGTCCACCCGTATTACAACCCAGCCACTTTCTGGAACCGCTGGGGGCCCATCGGTCTCGCGACCCGGCTTCTGGGAGGAACGGTGCCCGGCCcggagaagatgatgccGCAGGGCTTCTTGTTCGAGGATATTGGCCCCAAGGATAAGATGGGCAAGGGCTCCGCtgagctggccgagggcgtcgagctgctccaggGTCTTCGACGTGGCGCCTGCCCTTTTTCTGCTCCTTGA